Proteins encoded in a region of the Ornithodoros turicata isolate Travis chromosome 3, ASM3712646v1, whole genome shotgun sequence genome:
- the LOC135388045 gene encoding zinc finger protein 564-like has translation MASNTEGGHTSGYDGQEAAKPYKCLTCGVRFKDAGQRLVHNFSCPNEAHTKKTRIKCNETSTQDASDAGLPGLPSECIVCGQTFQPWPSLHKHMMSHDPAPADPTFFENCRLIDRTIQCMICGVVQGDRSSLRRHFATHHSNERPFICPKCPASFKTSDRFIVHFKRSHTSLAQVHRCGLCGFTTVDKNTIRRHRLRHDGIVEKERCEVCFQMIRKEGLRYHYFVHTGEKPHVCRLCGKGYHTRTDLKRHIASIHLGIKPKYEYRDCQVCGVKLLLASLESHMRRHTDEPTNICCICGKHFYSLKRYNIHMERMHVRIKERKCPVCQKAFYGLSEVSQHMQVHLDEKRFKCEVCGKAFKWKHKIRDHMKTHSEERPFKCELCGEAFKWKHNLANHARAKHK, from the exons ATGGCATCAAACACTGAAGGTGGACACACAAGTGGTTATGACGGACAAGAAGCTGCAAAGCCCTACAAATGCTTGACCTGTGGGGTCCGCTTTAAAGATGCCGGTCAGCGTTTAGTCCATAACTTCAGCTGCCCTAACGAAGCG CATACAAAGAAGACGCGCATTAAGTGCAACGAAACCAGTACTCAAGATGCTTCAGACGCCGGATTACCGGGCCTTCCCAGCGAATGCATCGTGTGCGGACAAACGTTCCAACCATGGCCTTCACTCCACAAGCACATGATGTCGCATGATCCC GCACCAGCGGACCCAACCTtcttcgagaactgtcgcttgATTGACAGAACCATCCAGTGCATGATCTGCGGTGTCGTCCAGGGAGATAGGAGTTCCCTCCGCCGTCACTTCGCGACTCATCACTCCAATGAGCGCCCATTCATCTGCCCAAAGTGTCCGGCCAGCTTTAAGACATCCGATCGCTTCATTGTTCACTTCAAGCGATCACACACATCGCTAGCGCAGGTCCATCGGTGTGGCCTGTGCGGTTTCACTACAGTGGACAAAAACACGATTCGCAGACATAGGTTGAGACACGACGGTATTGTTGAAAAGGAACGATGCGAAGTGTGTTTCCAGATGATCCGGAAGGAGGGACTCAGGTACCACTACTTCGTCCACACGGGTGAGAAACCGCACGTTTGCCGCCTCTGCGGCAAAGGATACCATACCAGAACAGATCTGAAACGACATATCGCTTCCATACACTTGGGCATCAAACCCAAGTACGAATACAGAGATTGTCAAGTGTGTGGTGTGAAGCTACTTTTAGCGAGCTTAGAGTCGCACATGCGACGTCACACCGACGAACCTACGAACATCTGCTGCATCTGTGGGAAGCACTTTTACAGCCTCAAGAGGTACAACATACATATGGAGAGAATGCACGTCCGCATCAAAGAGAGGAAATGCCCGGTCTGCCAGAAGGCATTCTATGGTCTCTCGGAGGTGTCTCAACACATGCAGGTGCACCTGGACGAGAAGCGGTTCAAGTGTGAAGtgtgcgggaaggcgttcaagTGGAAGCATAAGATCCGGGACCACATGAAGACGCACAGCGAGGAACGGCCCTTTAAGTGCGAGCTCTGCGGAGAAGCGTTTAAGTGGAAACATAATCTCGCCAACCACGCGCGAGCCAAACACAAGTGa
- the LOC135388044 gene encoding MFS-type transporter SLC18B1-like isoform X1 — MSTTDRDLLTTPKKGRPLIAYYNPQYNHTVDFKPPPRPQQSVRDSSIYEVVEPPRRVPPTPAPRTRKPNRSWKLCNRLLWVLPLLYTQFWIAVACAIVQYFFPSLATTRAVEEWKNVYVNTAFTGAMLIGSVISERLMVCMTAARLFICSHGFVILCTLLFGCLYWSPGGEIITGIAIGGAAIGGLFLAFYLVSMYTVTTEWSKGSAGIAIAVMLCVWKAGYIVGPILGDAVVKLWMYPLPFFACGGILFLSFLVIAVRGPVPSEKERRSGYDFFVTAIETLDHALSRDVKYRKAFLDSLFLIDMATALLSAVIISFNETTLKPHLQTFTLTTVDLETTFTVQLACYGIGALTVGVFSYFNKEETCLLFGQTLAMVAYFFLGPVPFLEMEPSMWRLFLCQVCIGLSTAAMFVASFSHAIERLYELGYPETTRTTGFVSCVFFTFLSIGIVSTPPLAQHLVDTFGYRLGSMPLLGTLAVWWIVIFVMWVCSLRRCCKAGRRTRLTSDETASRTSAP; from the exons ATGAGTACCACCGACAGGGACCTGCTGACTACACCGAAGAAAGGCAGACCACTGATCGCTTACTACAACCCTCAGTACAACCACACCGTGGATTTTAAGCCTCCACCGCGCCCTCAGCAGAGTGTCAGGGATTCGAGCATCTACGAAGTCGTGGAACCTCCCCGACGCGTTCCACCAACGCCGGCTCCCCGAACCCGCAAACCAAACAGGTCGTGGAAATTGTGCAACCGCCTGCTGTGGGTCTTGCCCCTGCTCTACACGCAGTTCTGGATTGCAGTTGCATGTGCCATCGTGCAATATTTCTTCCCTTCTTTG GCTACCACCAGAGCAGTAGAGGAATGGAAGAATGTCTATGTCAACACTGCGTTCACGGGTGCAATGCTCATAGGATCTGTCATATCTGAAAGGCTG ATGGTTTGCATGACGGCAGCCAGGTTGTTCATTTGCAGCCACGGTTTCGTTATATTGTGCACCCTTTTATTCGG GTGTTTATACTGGTCACCAGGAGGCGAGATCATCACAGGTATCGCCATCGGGGGAGCTGCAATCGGAGGACTCTTCCTAGCCTTCTACTTGGTTAGCATGTACACGGTCACGACTGAGTGGTCTAAAGGCAGTGCTGGCATTGCTATT GCTGTCATGCTTTGTGTGTGGAAGGCAGGATACATCGTAGGGCCTATTCTCGGCGACGCTGTGGTCAAG CTATGGATGTACCCTCTTCCGTTCTTCGCCTGCGGAGGAATCCTCTTCCTGTCCTTCTTGGTCATTGCCGTAAGAGGGCCGGTACCCTCAGAGAAGGAACGCCGTAGTG GATACGATTTTTTCGTAACAGCAATCGAGACACTAGACCATGCCCTTTCCCGTGACGTCAAGTACAGGAAGGCGTTCCTGGACTCCCTCTTCCTGATCGACATGGCTACTGCACTGTTGAGTGCTGTGATAATCTCCTTCAACGAGACGACCTTGAAGCCACATCTACAGACG TTCACTCTGACCACCGTTGACTTGGAAACCACCTTTACCGTTCAGCTGGCCTGCTACGGTATTGGTGCTTTGACCGTAGGAGTCTTCTCGTATTTCAAT AAAGAAGAAACGTGTCTACTTTTCGGTCAAACACTTGCAATGGTGGCATACTTCTTTCTGGGACCTGTGCCGTTTTTAGAAATGGAACC GTCCATGTGGCGTTTGTTTCTTTGCCAAGTCTGCATCGGCCTTTCGACGGCAGCCATGTTCGTTGCAAGTTTTAGTCATGCCATAGAGAGGCTATA TGAACTGGGGTATCCCGAAACAACTAGGACCACGGGATTCGTGTCCTGCGTCTTTTTTACGTTTCTAAGCATCGG CATTGTCAGTACACCACCATTAGCACAGCACCTGGTGGATACTTTTGGCTACAGACTTGGCTCAATGCCTCTCCTAGGGACATTGGCTGTGTGG TGGATCGTCATCTTTGTCATGTGGGTCTGTAGTCTGCGTCGCTGCTGTAAGGCGGGAAGACGTACGAGACTAACATCGGACGAGACCGCTTCACGAACCTCGGCGCCCTAA
- the LOC135388044 gene encoding MFS-type transporter SLC18B1-like isoform X2: MSTTDRDLLTTPKKGRPLIAYYNPQYNHTVDFKPPPRPQQSVRDSSIYEVVEPPRRVPPTPAPRTRKPNRSWKLCNRLLWVLPLLYTQFWIAVACAIVQYFFPSLATTRAVEEWKNVYVNTAFTGAMLIGSVISERLMVCMTAARLFICSHGFVILCTLLFGCLYWSPGGEIITGIAIGGAAIGGLFLAFYLVSMYTVTTEWSKGSAGIAIAVMLCVWKAGYIVGPILGDAVVKLWMYPLPFFACGGILFLSFLVIAVRGPVPSEKERRSAIETLDHALSRDVKYRKAFLDSLFLIDMATALLSAVIISFNETTLKPHLQTFTLTTVDLETTFTVQLACYGIGALTVGVFSYFNKEETCLLFGQTLAMVAYFFLGPVPFLEMEPSMWRLFLCQVCIGLSTAAMFVASFSHAIERLYELGYPETTRTTGFVSCVFFTFLSIGIVSTPPLAQHLVDTFGYRLGSMPLLGTLAVWWIVIFVMWVCSLRRCCKAGRRTRLTSDETASRTSAP, encoded by the exons ATGAGTACCACCGACAGGGACCTGCTGACTACACCGAAGAAAGGCAGACCACTGATCGCTTACTACAACCCTCAGTACAACCACACCGTGGATTTTAAGCCTCCACCGCGCCCTCAGCAGAGTGTCAGGGATTCGAGCATCTACGAAGTCGTGGAACCTCCCCGACGCGTTCCACCAACGCCGGCTCCCCGAACCCGCAAACCAAACAGGTCGTGGAAATTGTGCAACCGCCTGCTGTGGGTCTTGCCCCTGCTCTACACGCAGTTCTGGATTGCAGTTGCATGTGCCATCGTGCAATATTTCTTCCCTTCTTTG GCTACCACCAGAGCAGTAGAGGAATGGAAGAATGTCTATGTCAACACTGCGTTCACGGGTGCAATGCTCATAGGATCTGTCATATCTGAAAGGCTG ATGGTTTGCATGACGGCAGCCAGGTTGTTCATTTGCAGCCACGGTTTCGTTATATTGTGCACCCTTTTATTCGG GTGTTTATACTGGTCACCAGGAGGCGAGATCATCACAGGTATCGCCATCGGGGGAGCTGCAATCGGAGGACTCTTCCTAGCCTTCTACTTGGTTAGCATGTACACGGTCACGACTGAGTGGTCTAAAGGCAGTGCTGGCATTGCTATT GCTGTCATGCTTTGTGTGTGGAAGGCAGGATACATCGTAGGGCCTATTCTCGGCGACGCTGTGGTCAAG CTATGGATGTACCCTCTTCCGTTCTTCGCCTGCGGAGGAATCCTCTTCCTGTCCTTCTTGGTCATTGCCGTAAGAGGGCCGGTACCCTCAGAGAAGGAACGCCGTAGTG CAATCGAGACACTAGACCATGCCCTTTCCCGTGACGTCAAGTACAGGAAGGCGTTCCTGGACTCCCTCTTCCTGATCGACATGGCTACTGCACTGTTGAGTGCTGTGATAATCTCCTTCAACGAGACGACCTTGAAGCCACATCTACAGACG TTCACTCTGACCACCGTTGACTTGGAAACCACCTTTACCGTTCAGCTGGCCTGCTACGGTATTGGTGCTTTGACCGTAGGAGTCTTCTCGTATTTCAAT AAAGAAGAAACGTGTCTACTTTTCGGTCAAACACTTGCAATGGTGGCATACTTCTTTCTGGGACCTGTGCCGTTTTTAGAAATGGAACC GTCCATGTGGCGTTTGTTTCTTTGCCAAGTCTGCATCGGCCTTTCGACGGCAGCCATGTTCGTTGCAAGTTTTAGTCATGCCATAGAGAGGCTATA TGAACTGGGGTATCCCGAAACAACTAGGACCACGGGATTCGTGTCCTGCGTCTTTTTTACGTTTCTAAGCATCGG CATTGTCAGTACACCACCATTAGCACAGCACCTGGTGGATACTTTTGGCTACAGACTTGGCTCAATGCCTCTCCTAGGGACATTGGCTGTGTGG TGGATCGTCATCTTTGTCATGTGGGTCTGTAGTCTGCGTCGCTGCTGTAAGGCGGGAAGACGTACGAGACTAACATCGGACGAGACCGCTTCACGAACCTCGGCGCCCTAA